In one window of Candidatus Methylarchaceae archaeon HK02M2 DNA:
- a CDS encoding DUF367 family protein, which produces MRQDDQRKCTAAKLHRLGLVKQIFRRNAIPKNGITLNPKVEDIFSPQEKQHLGYGLVAIDCSWKRVNEVYIKKFKGLNRRLPLLIASNPVNYGKISMLSSVEALASALYISDFLEQSEKLLSIFKWGLNFIQLNKDPLEDYRLAKNSKEILEIEKEYFYRNS; this is translated from the coding sequence ATGAGACAAGATGATCAAAGGAAATGCACGGCAGCAAAGCTCCACCGTTTAGGTTTGGTCAAACAGATTTTTCGAAGAAATGCAATACCTAAAAATGGTATTACTTTAAATCCGAAGGTAGAAGACATCTTTTCACCTCAAGAAAAGCAACATTTAGGCTATGGACTTGTGGCCATAGATTGTTCATGGAAAAGAGTAAATGAAGTCTATATAAAAAAATTTAAAGGCTTAAATAGGCGGCTACCTCTGTTGATCGCTTCTAATCCTGTAAATTACGGTAAAATCTCTATGCTTAGCTCGGTCGAAGCACTTGCTTCTGCGCTTTATATATCGGACTTTCTTGAGCAAAGTGAGAAATTGTTATCTATATTTAAGTGGGGGCTTAATTTTATACAATTAAACAAAGACCCCCTTGAGGATTATAGACTTGCTAAAAACTCTAAGGAAATTCTAGAGATTGAGAAAGAATATTTTTATCGAAATAGTTGA